A window of Spirochaetota bacterium genomic DNA:
TCTTTTCATAATATCAATAATCTAAATAGTGTTAGTTTAATTCAATTTCCATTCCCTCATAAGCGATATCCACCCTTAGTTTCCCCCGCTTCTTTAGATTAACCTCCATATATGCCTTTGCGCTAGATAGCACATGATCGAGCTTCTCGTCATCATAATCAGGATCATGATGAAATAGTATTAACCTATCTACATTAAACTGTGAAGCAATATCTATTGCGATTGATGCCGGGGAATGCCCCCAATCGATTTTGTCAACATACTCTTCAAAGGTATACTGAGTATCAAAAACAACAACATCCGCATTGTTGAAGAAATCGTGATATGCGTTAATTCTGTCAATCTCATCGATATTAAATTCGCAATCACTTGTATAGACAAAGGATTTCCCATTCTCCTCTATCCGATAACCAAAGGCTCCACCGGGATGACGCATGCTCTTATTTATTATCTTTACATTGTTCAAGTAGAATTCACCTTCCTCCTCAAGTTGAAAAAACACCTTTGTTGCAAGCATATAATCCAGGTTAACAGGGAAATGAGTGTTAATCTGTTGATATTCAAGCCGTTCCTTGCAATCATTTACAGGGGAAAAGATATTAAACCTATTACCCTGAATATAAAAGGGCAAAAAAAATGGTATACCCTGAATATGGTCCCAATGAGTATGTGTCAACAATATATTCCCCACCCCTTTGCCCTTGCCAAAATCCTCCTTCATCAATTCCTGCCCAAGTCTCTTAATTCCGGTACCGCAATCCAAAATAACTAATTCACCGCTCTTGGTTCTAATCTCAAGGGATGTTGAATTCCCGCCATAGGTTCCGCGAGTTGAGAAAGGCAAAGATTCTATAAATTTATCTATTGCCTCCTCTGAGGAGATATCCCTGGCTGTGGCAATAGTTAAAGCCCCCTTCAATTTTTCCCTTATTAAATTATTAGTCAGCGTGGTGGGCACTGAACCCCTAACTCCCCAAAATCTTATCTTCATTATAAATTACCAAATTCGTTAATGATTTTTATTATTACACTACTCAATATTATATTTCGGTGTATAAACACACTTCCATTTAGAAAATTAATTGAGTATACAATTAATGAGACTTATCAAAATATCAACCAATAAATTTTTGTTTATAAAATTTCGATTATTCACATAAGCGATCAATAAAGAAGAAGGAACCTCATAAATCCTGCTATTGTAGGGGACTAGCCACCAATCTTTTTTCAAATTCCTTGCCCCCTATAGTATTACACAAAAATATGTTGACAGAAATATATTATATAAT
This region includes:
- a CDS encoding MBL fold metallo-hydrolase, which codes for MKIRFWGVRGSVPTTLTNNLIREKLKGALTIATARDISSEEAIDKFIESLPFSTRGTYGGNSTSLEIRTKSGELVILDCGTGIKRLGQELMKEDFGKGKGVGNILLTHTHWDHIQGIPFFLPFYIQGNRFNIFSPVNDCKERLEYQQINTHFPVNLDYMLATKVFFQLEEEGEFYLNNVKIINKSMRHPGGAFGYRIEENGKSFVYTSDCEFNIDEIDRINAYHDFFNNADVVVFDTQYTFEEYVDKIDWGHSPASIAIDIASQFNVDRLILFHHDPDYDDEKLDHVLSSAKAYMEVNLKKRGKLRVDIAYEGMEIELN